A portion of the Bulleidia sp. zg-1006 genome contains these proteins:
- a CDS encoding flavocytochrome c yields the protein MKKFLSVILLAFTLVLSACSPKSSLSFKAGTYTGSAKGRNGDVAVEVTLSEKKIETVKITKQEETKEIASTALKKIPEEIVKNQSLAVDSVSGATLTSKAILSATEAAIKSSGADVNALKKAIKKEKKKEETLNTDVVVVGAGGAGLTAAITAKQAGKNVVVLEKKAIAGGNSTLSTGGMNAAKTKLQDKNKFVEGSGIEKTLKNAEKYPELKPLADKVKTQYTEYKKNPSGYFDSVDLFVLDTMIGGKNLNNRTLVETLTKNSASAIDWLKENGADLSQVGSFGGASVKRIHKPVNAEGKTIAVGSYLVPILQKKAEELGVKIIYEAAVKEILVKDGKAVGVKADGYTVNAKSVVLTTGGFAGNAEMVVKLKPELKSMATTNTSGITGDGIKMAEAIGANTVDMNQIQIHPTVEYESKSLITEGLRGDGAILVNSEGKRFFDEVGTRDAVSQAELKQPGGFAWLVVDQAMVDKSSVIAGYIKKGYTKTGKSAEELAKVIGADEVNLANTLKTWNGYVANKKDPEFNRTSFTNPLNKAPYYAIKVSPGVHHTMGGIQINEKAEVLNKEGKTIANLFAAGEVTGGVHGANRLGGNAVADFVIFGRIAGTNAANNVK from the coding sequence ATGAAAAAGTTTTTGTCAGTTATCTTGTTAGCTTTTACTTTGGTTTTGAGTGCTTGTTCACCAAAGTCTAGTTTAAGTTTTAAAGCCGGTACTTATACAGGTAGTGCTAAGGGCAGAAATGGTGATGTGGCAGTTGAAGTGACTTTAAGCGAAAAGAAGATTGAAACTGTTAAGATTACCAAGCAAGAAGAAACAAAGGAGATTGCATCGACTGCTTTGAAGAAGATTCCCGAAGAAATCGTGAAGAATCAATCTTTGGCTGTCGATAGTGTTTCGGGTGCTACTTTAACAAGTAAAGCTATTTTATCGGCTACGGAAGCGGCGATTAAGTCTTCCGGTGCTGATGTAAATGCTTTAAAGAAAGCTATTAAGAAGGAAAAAAAGAAAGAAGAAACATTAAACACGGATGTGGTCGTTGTTGGTGCCGGCGGGGCCGGGTTAACCGCCGCTATTACAGCGAAACAAGCCGGAAAGAACGTGGTTGTTTTAGAAAAGAAAGCCATTGCGGGTGGTAACAGTACTTTATCTACAGGTGGTATGAACGCAGCCAAAACAAAACTTCAAGATAAAAATAAGTTTGTTGAAGGTTCCGGTATTGAAAAGACATTGAAGAATGCTGAAAAGTATCCGGAATTAAAACCTTTGGCAGATAAAGTGAAAACACAATACACGGAATACAAAAAGAATCCAAGCGGTTATTTTGACTCTGTCGATTTATTCGTCTTAGATACTATGATTGGTGGTAAGAATTTGAATAATCGTACTTTAGTAGAAACATTGACTAAAAATAGTGCTTCAGCCATTGATTGGTTAAAAGAAAATGGGGCTGATTTATCGCAAGTTGGCTCTTTCGGTGGTGCTAGTGTTAAGAGAATCCATAAGCCGGTGAATGCGGAAGGTAAGACAATTGCGGTTGGTTCTTATTTAGTTCCAATTCTGCAAAAGAAAGCGGAAGAACTGGGTGTGAAGATTATTTATGAAGCGGCAGTAAAGGAAATATTAGTGAAGGATGGCAAGGCTGTTGGGGTTAAAGCGGATGGTTATACAGTCAATGCGAAATCGGTTGTTTTAACAACGGGAGGTTTTGCGGGTAACGCAGAAATGGTTGTAAAGTTAAAACCTGAATTAAAGAGTATGGCAACAACCAATACATCCGGTATCACAGGTGATGGTATTAAGATGGCAGAAGCCATTGGGGCTAATACAGTGGACATGAACCAAATTCAAATTCATCCAACGGTTGAATATGAATCAAAATCTTTGATTACAGAAGGTCTTCGTGGTGATGGAGCTATCTTAGTAAATTCAGAAGGTAAGCGTTTCTTTGATGAAGTTGGTACACGTGATGCGGTATCACAAGCTGAATTGAAGCAACCGGGCGGTTTTGCATGGTTGGTTGTGGATCAGGCTATGGTAGATAAATCCAGTGTTATTGCCGGCTATATCAAGAAAGGTTACACCAAGACCGGTAAGAGTGCAGAAGAATTAGCAAAAGTGATTGGTGCTGATGAAGTAAATTTAGCGAACACCTTAAAGACATGGAATGGTTATGTTGCCAATAAGAAGGATCCGGAATTCAATCGTACAAGTTTTACAAATCCTTTAAATAAAGCACCATACTATGCAATTAAAGTAAGCCCCGGTGTACACCACACAATGGGCGGTATCCAAATCAATGAAAAGGCTGAAGTATTGAATAAAGAAGGAAAAACCATTGCGAACTTATTCGCTGCCGGTGAAGTAACTGGTGGGGTGCATGGGGCTAACCGTTTAGGTGGTAATGCGGTAGCTGACTTCGTTATTTTCGGACGTATTGCCGGAACAAATGCAGCTAATAATGTTAAATAA
- a CDS encoding NifU family protein — protein sequence MPDVIDKIAIHPERKELLGRIQHTLDKIRPYIQADGGDCELVGFDDGVVIVSMTGACQGCGIIDVTLNDGIKAILMDEVPEVKDVKMLEANPYSQFTPYY from the coding sequence ATGCCCGATGTTATTGATAAAATTGCGATTCATCCTGAAAGAAAGGAACTTTTAGGAAGAATCCAACACACATTAGATAAGATTAGACCCTACATCCAAGCGGATGGTGGTGATTGTGAATTGGTTGGCTTTGATGATGGTGTTGTTATTGTATCGATGACCGGTGCTTGCCAAGGTTGCGGTATCATCGATGTAACACTGAATGATGGAATTAAAGCCATCTTAATGGATGAAGTTCCTGAAGTCAAAGACGTTAAAATGTTAGAAGCGAATCCTTATAGTCAATTCACTCCATATTACTAA
- a CDS encoding CvfD/Ygs/GSP13 family RNA-binding post-transcriptional regulator, whose amino-acid sequence MEYKVGQVVEGKVTGLQPYGAFVSIDKNISGLIHISEISDGFVKDIHSYVEVGQLIKAKIIDLDEKNSQVKLSLKALQKRRFHQRHVSLRDDRPSLPLMRRGFRSIEIQLDKWIEEAKKEMK is encoded by the coding sequence ATGGAATATAAAGTTGGACAAGTTGTAGAAGGAAAAGTAACAGGATTACAGCCATATGGAGCTTTTGTGTCAATTGATAAAAACATAAGTGGTTTAATCCATATTTCCGAAATTTCCGATGGCTTTGTGAAAGATATTCATTCTTATGTAGAAGTTGGTCAGCTTATTAAAGCGAAGATTATTGATTTGGATGAAAAAAATAGTCAAGTGAAATTAAGCTTAAAGGCTCTTCAAAAAAGACGCTTTCACCAACGCCATGTAAGTTTGAGGGACGATAGACCAAGCTTGCCTCTGATGAGAAGGGGGTTTCGTAGCATCGAAATTCAGTTAGATAAATGGATTGAAGAGGCTAAAAAGGAGATGAAATGA
- the metK gene encoding methionine adenosyltransferase, translating to MAKYYFTSESVTSGHSDKICDLIADSILDAALAQDPKSHMAVEATIKDDTIFVYGEAFTGAKIDYEGIAKKVLKDIGYPEEYHVILKVNKQSAEINSAVNHEEYSAGDQGIMFGFASDETKSYMPFAIDCAHMLAKRLEQVRRENPTLLGPDGKTQVTVEYEDGELKRIETIVISSQHSQSICQEELKKLIHEQVIVPVVKPELIDENTKFLINPSGSFVVGGSWGDSGTTGRKIVVDTYGGYAPIGGGCFSSKDPTKVDRSAAYYARYVCRNLVANGLAKKCQIELSYAIGEPNPISINVNSFGTSAYSDKELEAIVQKNFNFSVKNMIQELDLERPIYTQTTNYGHFGKPYLPWEQFKKISL from the coding sequence GTGGCAAAATATTATTTTACATCTGAATCGGTTACTTCTGGACATTCGGATAAAATCTGTGATTTAATTGCGGACTCTATTCTTGATGCGGCTTTAGCACAAGATCCCAAATCCCACATGGCTGTGGAAGCGACCATCAAAGACGATACCATCTTTGTTTATGGAGAAGCTTTCACCGGCGCAAAGATTGATTATGAAGGCATTGCCAAGAAAGTCTTAAAAGACATTGGTTATCCGGAGGAATACCATGTGATTTTAAAAGTTAATAAACAATCCGCAGAAATTAACTCCGCTGTTAATCATGAGGAATATAGTGCCGGTGACCAAGGCATTATGTTTGGCTTTGCGTCGGATGAAACGAAATCTTATATGCCTTTTGCGATTGATTGTGCCCATATGTTAGCGAAACGTCTCGAACAAGTTCGTCGAGAAAATCCAACTTTACTAGGTCCGGATGGGAAAACGCAGGTAACTGTTGAGTATGAAGATGGTGAGTTAAAGCGAATTGAAACTATTGTTATTTCAAGCCAACATAGCCAAAGCATCTGTCAAGAAGAATTGAAAAAACTTATTCATGAGCAAGTTATTGTTCCTGTTGTCAAACCTGAATTGATAGATGAAAATACGAAATTCTTAATCAACCCATCCGGTTCCTTTGTTGTCGGGGGCTCTTGGGGAGATTCAGGAACGACGGGTCGAAAGATTGTTGTGGATACTTATGGTGGTTATGCGCCAATTGGCGGTGGTTGTTTCTCATCCAAAGATCCAACGAAAGTAGACCGTAGCGCCGCATATTATGCTCGTTATGTTTGTCGCAATCTTGTCGCAAATGGTTTAGCTAAGAAATGCCAAATTGAATTGTCCTATGCAATTGGTGAACCAAATCCTATTTCTATCAATGTGAATAGCTTTGGTACATCTGCTTACAGCGATAAAGAACTAGAAGCTATTGTACAAAAAAACTTTAACTTCTCGGTAAAAAATATGATTCAAGAATTAGACCTTGAAAGACCTATCTATACCCAAACCACCAATTATGGTCACTTTGGTAAACCTTATCTCCCCTGGGAACAATTTAAAAAAATCAGCCTCTAG
- a CDS encoding AI-2E family transporter has translation MNWKNIKPETREQILSLTISGMILIVFYFAIRYIPFVMQLWSSAIRALMPFVFGFIFAFLLNPIRKIIEYNVLKPMGWTERMKRMVASFISIIIFLLILIGFFSILIPQLYASVQTFSNAFPGYMQSGYRYLESLPINLNEVWNYLNATLQTFLASLQKWLTLNTAGGISQLYYSAVSFARGILDFLIGIIIAFYILLDEEKLKSQLRKVVFSLVPFPRATSFFSVCRMVIDTFNNFIAGKALDSLIIGIVCYVGCLLLRIPYAPLVSVIIGVTNMIPVFGPFIGGIPLTIMIILINPWRGLTLGLFIFILQQVDGNIIGPRILGSAVGLPSIWVMFSIIAGGAMFGIVGMIIGVPLFSVIYVLLRNKTTERLKEKKIHLK, from the coding sequence ATGAATTGGAAAAATATAAAACCGGAAACACGAGAACAGATTTTATCGCTAACGATTTCGGGAATGATATTGATAGTATTTTATTTTGCGATTAGATATATTCCCTTTGTGATGCAATTATGGTCAAGTGCCATTCGCGCTTTAATGCCATTTGTGTTTGGCTTTATATTCGCTTTCTTATTAAATCCAATTCGCAAGATTATCGAATATAATGTGCTAAAACCGATGGGTTGGACAGAACGAATGAAAAGAATGGTCGCCAGTTTCATTTCTATCATCATCTTTTTATTGATACTGATAGGTTTCTTCTCTATCTTAATTCCTCAACTATACGCTAGTGTACAGACCTTCTCCAATGCCTTTCCGGGATATATGCAGTCAGGGTATCGTTATTTAGAAAGTTTACCAATCAATTTGAATGAGGTTTGGAATTATCTTAACGCTACCTTACAAACTTTCTTAGCATCTCTGCAAAAATGGTTAACCCTAAATACGGCTGGAGGAATTAGTCAGTTATACTATTCAGCCGTTTCTTTTGCACGGGGTATATTAGATTTCCTTATTGGTATTATCATAGCGTTCTATATACTTTTGGATGAAGAAAAGTTGAAATCGCAATTACGAAAAGTTGTTTTTTCCCTTGTTCCTTTTCCAAGAGCAACCAGCTTTTTCAGTGTTTGTCGTATGGTGATTGATACCTTCAATAACTTTATTGCCGGTAAGGCTTTGGATTCTTTGATTATTGGTATTGTTTGTTACGTGGGCTGTTTGCTATTAAGAATTCCATACGCACCACTAGTATCAGTCATTATCGGTGTGACGAATATGATACCTGTTTTTGGACCATTTATTGGTGGCATCCCATTAACGATTATGATTATCTTAATTAATCCATGGCGTGGCTTAACATTGGGGCTATTCATCTTTATTTTACAACAGGTGGACGGCAATATCATTGGTCCAAGAATTCTTGGCTCGGCAGTTGGTTTACCATCTATTTGGGTGATGTTTTCCATTATTGCAGGGGGTGCTATGTTCGGCATCGTCGGCATGATTATTGGTGTTCCTTTATTCTCGGTGATTTATGTTTTGTTACGTAATAAAACAACGGAACGCTTGAAAGAGAAAAAAATCCACTTAAAATGA